The Dehalococcoidia bacterium genome window below encodes:
- a CDS encoding site-2 protease family protein, with protein MLKEGIPVGRLFGISIRLHYSWFIIFALVIWALSRDYFPMVYPHWSAAISVSAGVITSLLFFASLLAHELMHSLVAQRYGIPVKAITLFIFGGVSQITEEPHDARTEFRIAIAGPLTSITLGGIFWLLWYLLPPSLDVAAVSFWLGWINIFLALFNLVPGFPLDGGRVLRSIIWWRTGSLRRATRLASNIGRGIGFIFISGGVWLVFTGDWSSGIWLGLIGWFLASAAANSYRQMVIQQALEGHEVSEIVSSDCIAVSPDLSIERLVNEYIRPTGRRCFVVVREGITLGLVTLQEVKGVLRDMRARIVVAQIMKPIDKLMQVTPDEDLSTVLNILTQENLNQVPVMVDGQMVGMVTRESLLNFVSRHERKSS; from the coding sequence TAAAAGAAGGTATACCCGTCGGTCGCCTGTTCGGCATCTCTATCAGGCTGCATTATTCCTGGTTCATCATCTTCGCCCTGGTGATATGGGCGCTTTCCAGAGACTATTTTCCAATGGTTTACCCGCATTGGAGCGCAGCTATTTCCGTTTCCGCCGGGGTCATAACCAGTTTACTCTTTTTCGCCTCGCTGCTGGCGCATGAGCTGATGCACAGCCTAGTGGCACAGCGTTACGGCATACCCGTGAAGGCTATCACCCTTTTTATTTTCGGCGGTGTCTCGCAGATAACTGAAGAACCGCACGACGCTCGCACCGAGTTTCGCATTGCCATCGCCGGGCCTTTGACGAGTATCACATTGGGTGGCATATTCTGGCTGTTGTGGTACCTGCTGCCGCCATCCCTGGATGTCGCCGCCGTCTCTTTCTGGCTGGGATGGATCAATATCTTTCTGGCGCTATTCAACCTAGTGCCAGGCTTCCCGCTGGACGGCGGGCGCGTACTGCGGTCAATCATCTGGTGGCGCACAGGCAGCCTGCGCCGCGCCACCAGACTCGCCTCCAACATCGGGCGCGGCATCGGCTTCATCTTCATTTCTGGAGGGGTCTGGCTGGTATTCACAGGGGACTGGTCGAGCGGAATATGGCTTGGTCTGATCGGATGGTTCCTGGCGAGTGCGGCAGCCAATAGTTACCGCCAGATGGTAATACAACAGGCGCTCGAAGGACATGAGGTGAGCGAGATAGTCAGCAGCGACTGCATCGCTGTTTCGCCCGACCTGAGCATTGAGCGGCTGGTCAACGAGTACATACGGCCGACGGGCCGCCGCTGTTTCGTAGTCGTGCGGGAAGGAATCACATTGGGTCTGGTTACGCTGCAAGAAGTAAAGGGCGTCCTGCGCGACATGCGAGCGCGCATAGTCGTGGCGCAAATCATGAAGCCGATTGACAAGCTCATGCAGGTCACACCCGACGAAGACCTCTCAACCGTGCTGAATATTCTGACGCAGGAAAATCTCAACCAAGTGCCTGTGATGGTGGATGGACAGATGGTCGGCATGGTCACACGCGAGAGTCTGCTCAATTTTGTCAGCCGGCATGAGCGCAAAAGC